One stretch of Glycine soja cultivar W05 chromosome 7, ASM419377v2, whole genome shotgun sequence DNA includes these proteins:
- the LOC114420041 gene encoding F-box/kelch-repeat protein SKIP4-like produces MEHVDKGKESSNSDNEVEATNSPIICGLPDDISLMCLARIPRKYHSVLKCVSKRWRDLICSEEWICYRRKHKLDETWIYALCKDKSKEIFCYVLDPTDPIRYWKLVGGLPPHISKREGMGFEVLGNKLFLLGGCREFLGSTNEVYSYDASSNCWAQATSLSTARYNFACEVLDEKLYVIGGSGSNSSDHSWETFDPLTNCWTSQTDPKIVSEIKHSVVLDGNIYVRCARFCANPRVFSVVYKPSSGTWQYADDDMVSGWTGPVVVVDGTLYVLDHSLGRTRLMISLKEGREWIPVGRLLPLHTRPPFQLVAVGKSIFVVGRVLSTVVVDVGDLGNEDQVIVGSAVPGLLFDVNVLSVKCLSI; encoded by the exons ATGGAGCATGTAGATAAAGGAAAAGAATCATCAAATAGTGACAATGAAGTAGAAGCCACAAATTCTCCAATTATTTGTGGCCTTCCAGATGATATTTCTCTTATGTGCCTGGCAAGAATTCCTAGAAAATATCATTCTGTCCTGAAGTGTGTCTCAAAGAGATGGAGGGACTTAATTTGCAGTGAAGAGTGGATCTGTTATCGCCGAAAGCACAAACTCGATGAAACCTGGATTTATGCTTTGTGCAAGGACAAATCAAAGGAGATTTTCTGTTATGTTTTGGATCCAACTGACCCCATAAGATATTGGAAGCTCGTTGGTGGTCTTCCACCTCACATCTCAAAAAGAGAAGGCATGGGTTTTGAAGTGTTGGGAAATAAGCTATTCTTATTGGGTGGTTGTAGAGAGTTTCTAGGTTCTACAAACGAGGTTTATTCATATGATGCCTCCTCAAACTGTTGGGCTCAAGCTACTTCCTTGTCAACAGCTAG GTACAACTTTGCTTGTGAagttttggatgaaaaactaTATGTTATCGGGGGAAGTGGTTCAAATTCAAGTGATCATTCTTGGGAGACTTTTGACCCTTTGACAAATTGTTGGACATCTCAGACAGATCCTAAAATTGTTTCTGAAATTAAACATTCAGTGGTTCTTGATGGGAATATATACGTTCGATGTGCCAGATTTTGTGCAAATCCTCGTGTATTTTCTGTTGTCTATAAACCATCTAGTGGCACATGGCAGTATGCAGATGATGACATGGTTTCAGGATGGACAGGTCCTGTAGTTGTTGTTGATGGTACCCTTTATGTCTTGGATCATAGTTTGGGAAGAACTAGGTTAATGATATCACTTAAAGAAGGACGCGAGTGGATACCCGTTGGAAGGCTATTACCTTTGCATACTAGACCACCCTTTCAACTTGTTGCAGTTGGTAAAAGCATTTTTGTTGTTGGGAGAGTGCTTAGCACTGTGGTTGTTGATGTTGGTGATTTGGGGAATGAGGATCAGGTGATTGTGGGTTCTGCTGTACccggattattatttgatgtcaATGTATTAAGTGTTAAATGCTTGTCAATCTGA
- the LOC114418444 gene encoding F-box/kelch-repeat protein SKIP4-like — MEHADKGKESSNSVNEVEVTNSPIICGLPDDISLMCLARIPRKYHSVLKCVSKSWRNLICSEEWFCYRRKHKLDETWIYALCRDKSNEIFCYVLDPTLSRRYWKLIDNLPPQISKRKGIGFEALGNKLFLLGGCSEFLDSTDEVYSYDASSNCWAQATSLSTARYNFGCEVLDKKLYAIGGGGSKSSYHSWETFDPLTNCWTSQTDPKIVNEIKDSVVLDGKIYVRCSRYPVTPHVFAVVYEPSSGTWEYADDDMVSGWTGPAVAVDGTLYVLDQSAGTKLMMWHKERREWILVGKLSPLPIRQPCQLVAVGKSIFVVGRVLSTVVVDVDNLGNEDQVIVGSAIPGLLFDVNVTSVKCLSN; from the exons ATGGAACATGCAGATAAAGGAAAAGAATCATCAAATAGTGTAAATGAAGTAGAAGTCACTAATTCTCCAATTATTTGTGGCCTTCCAGATGATATTTCTCTTATGTGCCTGGCAAGAATTCCAAGAAAATATCATTCTGTCCTGAAGTGCGTCTCAAAGAGCTGGAGGAACTTGATTTGCAGTGAAGAATGGTTCTGTTATCGCCGAAAGCACAAACTTGATGAAACCTGGATTTATGCTTTGTGCAGGGACAAATCAAATGAGATTTTCTGTTATGTATTGGATCCAACCTTGTCAAGAAGATACTGGAAGCTCATTGATAACCTTCCACCTCAAATCTCGAAAAGAAAAGGCATAGGTTTTGAAGCTTTGGGAAATAAGCTATTCTTATTGGGTGGTTGTAGCGAGTTTCTAGATTCTACTGATGAGGTTTATTCATATGATGCTTCCTCAAACTGTTGGGCTCAAGCTACTTCCTTGTCAACTGCTAG GTACAACTTTGGTTGTGAAGTTTTGGATAAAAAACTATATGCTATCGGGGGAGGAGGTTCAAAGTCAAGTTATCATTCTTGGGAGACTTTTGACCCTTTGACAAATTGTTGGACATCTCAGACAGATCCTAAAATTGTTAATGAAATTAAAGATTCAGTGGTTCTTGACGGGAAGATATACGTCCGATGTAGCAGATATCCTGTAACTCCTCATGTATTTGCTGTTGTATATGAACCATCAAGTGGCACATGGGAGTATGCAGATGATGACATGGTTTCAGGATGGACTGGTCCTGCAGTTGCTGTTGATGGTACCCTTTATGTCTTGGATCAGAGTGCAGGAACTAAGTTAATGATGTGGCATAAAGAGAGACGCGAGTGGATACTCGTTGGAAAGCTATCACCATTGCCTATTAGACAACCCTGCCAGCTTGTTGCAGTTGGTAAAAGCATTTTCGTTGTTGGGAGAGTGCTTAGCACTGtggttgttgatgttgataatttgGGGAATGAGGATCAGGTGATTGTGGGTTCTGCTATACctggattattatttgatgtcaATGTAACAAGTGTTAAATGCTTGTCAAACTGA
- the LOC114418443 gene encoding F-box/kelch-repeat protein SKIP4-like — protein sequence MEHLDDGKESSNSVNEIEATNSLLICGLPDDLSLMCLARVPRKYHSVLKCVSKRWRDLICSEEWYHYRRKHKLDETWIYALCRDKSNEIFCYVLDPTTSRRYWKLLDGLPPHISNRKGMGFEALGNKLFLLGGCSGFLDSTDEAYSYDASSNCWVEAASLSNARCYFACEVLDEKLYAIGGLVSNSSDNSWDTFDPLTKCWTFHIDPNIASDIEDSVVLDGKIYTRCARHTDVAPHAFAVVYEPSSGTWQYADADMVSGWTGPAVVVYGTLYVLDQSLGTRLMMWHKERREWIPVGKLSPLLTRPPCQLVAVGKSIFIVGKTLSTVVVDVGDLGNEGQVMMGSSIPGLLSDFNVISCKCLSI from the exons ATGGAGCATTTAGATGATGGAAAAGAATCATCAAATAGTGTCAATGAAATAGAAGCCACTAATTCCCTACTTATCTGTGGCCTTCCAGATGATCTTTCTCTTATGTGCCTAGCAAGAGTTCCTAGAAAATATCATTCTGTTCTGAAGTGTGTCTCAAAGAGATGGAGGGACTTAATTTGCAGTGAAGAGTGGTATCATTATCGCCGAAAGCACAAACTTGATGAGACCTGGATCTATGCTTTGTGCAGGGACAAATCGAATGAGATTTTCTGTTATGTTTTGGATCCAACCACCTCAAGAAGATATTGGAAGCTCCTTGATGGTCTTCCACCTCACATCTCAAATAGAAAAGGCATGGGTTTTGAAGCTTTGGGAAATAAGCTATTCTTATTGGGTGGTTGTAGTGGGTTTCTAGATTCTACGGATGAGGCTTATTCATATGATGCATCCTCAAATTGTTGGGTTGAAGCTGCTTCCTTGTCAAATGCTAG GTGCTACTTTGCTTGTGAagttttggatgaaaaactaTATGCTATTGGGGGATtagtttcaaattcaagtgataATTCTTGGGATACTTTTGACCCTTTGACAAAGTGTTGGACATTCCATATAGATCCTAATATTGCTTCTGATATTGAAGATTCAGTGGTTCTTGATGGGAAGATATACACCCGATGTGCCAGACATACGGATGTAGCTCCTCATGCTTTTGCTGTTGTATATGAACCATCAAGTGGCACGTGGCAGTATGCAGATGCTGACATGGTTTCAGGATGGACAGGTCCTGCAGTTGTTGTTTATGGTACCCTTTATGTGTTGGATCAGAGTTTGGGAACTAGGTTAATGATGTGGCATAAAGAGAGACGCGAGTGGATACCTGTTGGAAAGCTTTCGCCTTTGCTTACTAGACCACCTTGTCAGCTTGTTGCAGTTGGTAAAAGCATTTTTATTGTTGGGAAAACGCTTAGCACTGTGGTTGTCGATGTTGGTGATTTGGGGAATGAGGGTCAGGTGATGATGGGTTCTTCTATACCTGGATTATTATCGGATTTCAATGTAATAAGTTGTAAATGCTTGTCAATCTGA
- the LOC114418442 gene encoding uncharacterized protein LOC114418442 isoform X2, with protein sequence MITLVMVCQTQFTRQMLLLCLRCPFSFLFHCFQMSKPQLTCLVLPHVHSTLLQPKSIWRAENSLETCSPVENILHLEPLEVDIFQGVTLPDAPRFGKVFGGQMIGQALAAASKSVDCLKVVHSLHAYFILAGDLNMPITYQIHRLRDGKSFASRKVDGIQKGNVIFTLMASFQKEESGMVHQEVAIPSVPAPDKLLPMEELRERRLTDPRLPITYRNKVATSQFIPWPIEIRLCEYETATNMTKSPPSLRYWFRAKGKLSDDQALHRCVVAYASDLIFLQVSLNPHREKGFRTRSVSLDHSMWFHRSVKADEWVLFAIFTPSAHSARVFVTGQMFNQKGELLVSLVQEGLARKINPGNSAIKSML encoded by the exons ATGATTACTTTGGTTATG GTTTGTCAAACACAGTTCACCAGGCAGATGTTGTTGCTTTGTCTAAGGTGCCCTTTTAGTTTCTTGTTCCACTGCTTTCAAATGTCAAAACCTCAG CTCACATGCTTAGTGCTTCCCCATGTGCACTCAACACTGCTGCAGCCAAAGTCTATCTGGAGAGCAGAAAATTCTCTCGAGACATGCTCACCTGTGGAGAATATATTGCATTTGGAGCCCCTTGAG GTAGATATCTTCCAAGGAGTTACCCTTCCAGATGCTCCAAGATTTGGAAAGGTGTTTGGGGGGCAGATGATTGGACAG GCACTGGCTGCAGCTTCAAAATCTGTTGACTGTCTTAAGGTTGTTCATAGTTTGCATGCCTATTTTATTCTTGCGGGGGATTTAAACA TGCCAATTACATATCAAATTCACCGTCTCCGTGATGGAAAGAGCTTCGCTTCAAGGAAAGTGGATGGAATTCAAAAGGGAAATGTCATATTCACTCTGATGGCTTCATTTCAA AAAGAAGAATCAGGGATGGTCCACCAAGAAGTAGCTATACCATCTGTCCCTGCTCCAGATAAG CTTCTGCCGATGGAAGAGCTACGGGAGAGACGTCTTACTGACCCTCGTTTACCAAT AACCTATCGGAACAAAGTAGCTACATCTCAATTCATCCCATGGCCCATAGAGATAcgattatgtgaatatgaaactGCAACAAATATGACAAAATCTCCTCCCAG TTTGAGATACTGGTTTAGAGCCAAGGGAAAACTTTCAGATGATCAAGCCTTGCATAG GTGTGTGGTGGCATATGCTTCAGATCTAATATTTCTTCAAGTAAGTTTGAATCCCCACCGTGAGAAGGGTTTCAGGACACGTTCTGTTAGTCTGGACCACTC taTGTGGTTTCACCGATCCGTAAAAGCTGATGAATGGGTGCTATTTGCG ATCTTTACTCCTAGTGCCCATAGTGCACGTGTCTTTGTCACCGGCCAAATGTTCAATCAGAAGGGAGAG CTTCTTGTATCATTGGTTCAAGAAGGACTAGCCAGGAAAATTAATCCCGGAAATTCAGCCATTAAATCTATGTTATGA